The Pedobacter mucosus genome window below encodes:
- a CDS encoding RNA polymerase sigma factor, translating into MTLIKNKAINLWKKAAHMRIVNIDDVQGELASHYRPDLDLEKKELRIKLDIAIDRLPLKTKLAFKLIKEEGMKSIEVTEILNISVRTVHTHVYNAMSRLFNEPAVCCKCPVQYLVN; encoded by the coding sequence TTGACCCTAATTAAAAATAAGGCTATTAATCTTTGGAAAAAAGCTGCTCATATGCGCATTGTGAATATTGATGATGTTCAAGGAGAACTTGCTAGTCATTATCGACCAGATCTGGATTTAGAAAAGAAAGAACTTCGGATAAAACTTGATATTGCGATTGATCGTCTACCATTAAAAACCAAGCTTGCATTTAAACTGATCAAAGAAGAAGGAATGAAATCAATAGAAGTAACTGAAATACTTAACATATCTGTCCGCACCGTTCATACCCATGTATATAATGCGATGAGCAGATTATTCAATGAACCTGCAGTCTGCTGCAAATGCCCGGTTCAATATTTGGTTAATTAA
- a CDS encoding SdpI family protein, protein MLTSIFFLLAGVWILIFPPKRINSFYGYRTRNSMKSQSSWNFAQRFSGWEITRWGIILLICSLVGLEYDLGENLETLIGISIFVAVIVMFILRTEQAIKKHTLTEKQSLNK, encoded by the coding sequence ATGTTAACAAGTATATTTTTTCTCTTAGCTGGAGTATGGATACTTATATTTCCTCCTAAACGCATAAACAGTTTCTATGGCTACCGCACCAGAAATTCAATGAAGTCTCAATCTTCATGGAATTTTGCCCAAAGATTTTCTGGGTGGGAAATAACTAGATGGGGAATAATTCTATTGATTTGTTCATTAGTTGGGTTAGAATATGATTTAGGCGAAAACTTAGAAACACTAATTGGAATTAGCATATTTGTCGCTGTCATTGTTATGTTTATCTTAAGAACTGAGCAAGCAATAAAGAAACATACCCTAACTGAAAAACAATCACTAAATAAATGA
- a CDS encoding response regulator, with amino-acid sequence MNDRVHNKILVIDDDPGTLEVIKLIFEIEDYIVMGKDNCANIDNLLDSFKPDIVLMDVIMGSVDGRDVCKELKTSRFQNIPVILMSVISAFHNDPLKPLYSDDYIEKPFELEDMISKVKHLLSTLKER; translated from the coding sequence ATGAATGATAGAGTGCATAATAAAATACTAGTGATTGATGATGATCCTGGCACTCTGGAGGTTATAAAACTCATCTTTGAGATTGAGGATTATATAGTTATGGGCAAAGATAATTGTGCTAACATCGACAACCTACTTGATTCTTTTAAGCCCGATATAGTATTGATGGATGTGATAATGGGATCGGTTGATGGACGGGATGTTTGTAAAGAACTCAAAACATCAAGATTTCAAAATATACCAGTTATATTAATGTCAGTCATCAGTGCCTTCCATAATGATCCCTTGAAACCTTTATACTCTGATGATTATATTGAAAAGCCTTTCGAGTTGGAAGATATGATATCCAAAGTTAAGCACCTATTATCGACACTAAAAGAGAGATAA
- a CDS encoding response regulator — protein MKRILVLDDNEDILFVMQLLLEEEGYEVKCIYNPSEFMPLMLEFKPNLVILDIQLGTQDGRALCELLQHLEDTKEIPILMMSAKTNITVMGGYSCKAEELISKPFDIEQMARTIAYHLNK, from the coding sequence ATGAAAAGGATATTGGTTTTAGATGATAATGAAGATATACTGTTTGTAATGCAGTTGCTTTTGGAAGAAGAAGGATACGAAGTTAAATGTATTTATAATCCGTCTGAATTTATGCCGTTAATGTTAGAATTTAAACCCAATTTGGTGATACTTGACATTCAACTAGGTACACAAGACGGAAGAGCATTATGCGAACTCTTACAGCACTTGGAAGACACCAAAGAAATTCCTATATTAATGATGTCAGCCAAGACAAATATAACTGTGATGGGTGGTTACTCTTGTAAAGCAGAGGAATTGATAAGCAAGCCTTTTGATATTGAGCAAATGGCAAGGACAATTGCATATCACCTTAACAAATAA
- the rnhA gene encoding ribonuclease HI, producing MIEIYTDGAASGNPGPGGYGTILRSGQHYKELSGGFRMTTNNRMELLAVIKGLEALKSLNQQVTVFSDSKYVVDAIEKKWVFGWVTKGFKDKKNKDLWIRFLELYKLHKVKFIWIKGHNDHPENERCDRLAVAASRNTRELAIDTFFEVERSRI from the coding sequence ATGATCGAGATTTATACAGATGGAGCAGCCAGCGGTAACCCCGGACCAGGGGGCTATGGAACTATTTTAAGATCTGGCCAACATTACAAAGAATTAAGTGGTGGTTTTAGAATGACAACCAACAATCGTATGGAGTTGCTTGCTGTTATTAAGGGTTTAGAAGCGCTAAAAAGTTTGAATCAGCAAGTAACTGTATTTTCAGATTCAAAATATGTTGTGGATGCCATAGAAAAAAAATGGGTATTTGGTTGGGTAACCAAAGGTTTTAAAGATAAAAAGAACAAGGACCTTTGGATAAGGTTTTTAGAATTGTATAAACTTCATAAAGTAAAATTTATTTGGATTAAAGGTCACAACGATCATCCAGAAAATGAACGTTGTGATAGATTAGCAGTAGCTGCATCCAGAAATACACGAGAATTAGCCATCGATACTTTTTTCGAAGTAGAAAGAAGCCGGATATGA
- a CDS encoding DUF6266 family protein: MATFKNGILGGFSGKVGSVVGFQLGDKFVMRAMPRSRSAFTEKELENQQKFRMVQLYLSPFKDLLRVGFNNYYTKTGGFRAALSYTRKEAIKQDDDGICIDHELIKISGGNLAPAINPEVEIATHKEITIRWDTYNLNYLNESDQLMLLVYDPTSRAVCMRIFNGTFRKAGEFRVLPPQKLFDTQVNIYIGFVAADRNSQSDSQYLGSFIL, translated from the coding sequence ATGGCTACATTTAAAAATGGTATTCTAGGGGGCTTTTCTGGCAAGGTAGGCTCAGTGGTTGGCTTCCAACTCGGAGACAAATTTGTAATGCGGGCTATGCCACGCTCTCGGAGTGCTTTTACAGAAAAAGAATTGGAGAATCAACAAAAATTCAGGATGGTCCAACTATACCTCTCTCCTTTTAAGGATTTGTTGAGAGTAGGTTTCAATAATTATTATACTAAAACTGGTGGTTTTCGGGCAGCACTTTCTTATACTAGAAAAGAGGCTATAAAACAGGATGATGATGGAATTTGTATTGATCATGAACTAATCAAAATCAGTGGAGGCAACCTTGCTCCTGCCATTAATCCTGAAGTAGAGATTGCGACTCATAAAGAAATTACCATTCGTTGGGACACCTATAATTTAAATTACCTGAACGAAAGTGACCAGCTGATGTTACTCGTTTACGATCCGACTAGCAGGGCTGTATGTATGAGGATATTTAATGGAACATTCCGAAAAGCAGGTGAATTTAGAGTGCTTCCTCCTCAGAAGCTATTTGACACACAAGTAAATATTTACATTGGATTTGTGGCTGCTGATCGCAATTCCCAATCAGACAGCCAATATTTAGGTTCTTTTATACTTTAA
- the fbp gene encoding class 1 fructose-bisphosphatase, which translates to MVCGVKTLGQFIIEKQADFPYSKGELSRLLRDIAIAAKIVNREINKAGLVDMLGHMGTTNIQGEKQKKLDVYADQQFLAALTSGGECCIIASEEEEEIIHIDSPVSKNAKYIVCIDPMDGSSNTDVNVAVGTVFSIYRRTSTEGRATINDVLQKGTQQVAAGYIIYGSSTMLVYTTGKGVNGFTLDPSIGEFCLSHPEMKIPETGTTYSINEGNYVHFPEGVKKYIKYCQVEDDATDRPYTSRYIGSMVGDIHRSLINGGIYIYPTTARSPEGKLRLLYECNPMAFIIEQAGGKATTGFERILDIQPVEVHQRVPIFVGSTKMVEKAEEMLLFYADKTTSNGNGVEAKLESLGVIGGID; encoded by the coding sequence ATGGTTTGTGGCGTTAAAACACTAGGACAGTTCATTATTGAGAAACAAGCAGATTTTCCTTACTCAAAAGGGGAGCTGTCTAGATTACTTAGGGATATTGCCATTGCAGCTAAGATTGTAAATAGGGAGATAAATAAGGCTGGTTTAGTGGATATGCTTGGGCACATGGGCACAACCAACATTCAAGGAGAAAAACAGAAAAAATTAGATGTTTATGCAGATCAGCAATTTCTTGCGGCTTTAACAAGTGGTGGAGAATGCTGTATTATCGCTTCAGAAGAAGAGGAAGAAATTATTCATATAGACTCTCCGGTTTCAAAAAATGCTAAATATATAGTGTGTATCGATCCTATGGATGGTTCATCAAACACTGATGTTAATGTTGCCGTCGGAACGGTTTTTTCTATTTATCGCCGTACTTCTACAGAAGGTAGAGCTACCATTAATGATGTTTTACAAAAAGGAACGCAACAGGTAGCAGCTGGATATATTATTTATGGATCTTCAACTATGTTGGTTTATACCACAGGGAAAGGTGTTAATGGTTTTACATTAGATCCATCGATTGGTGAATTTTGTTTATCACATCCTGAAATGAAAATTCCAGAAACAGGTACTACTTATTCAATTAATGAAGGCAATTATGTCCACTTTCCTGAAGGGGTAAAAAAATATATTAAATATTGCCAGGTTGAAGATGATGCAACCGATAGACCATATACTTCAAGATATATCGGTTCTATGGTGGGTGATATTCATAGAAGTTTAATAAATGGAGGCATCTATATCTACCCAACTACAGCCCGTTCACCTGAAGGGAAATTAAGATTACTGTATGAGTGTAATCCAATGGCGTTTATTATTGAGCAGGCTGGTGGCAAAGCAACAACCGGATTCGAGCGGATTTTAGATATTCAACCAGTAGAAGTACATCAGCGGGTTCCAATTTTTGTCGGTTCTACTAAAATGGTTGAAAAGGCAGAAGAAATGTTGCTTTTCTATGCTGATAAAACTACATCAAATGGTAATGGCGTTGAAGCTAAACTAGAAAGTTTAGGCGTTATAGGTGGCATAGACTAG
- a CDS encoding metallophosphoesterase family protein, with translation MKQIGLISDTHGYLDEAVFKHFDKCDEIWHAGDFGPNVAEPLAAFKPLRGVFGNIDDAVIRSEFPEKNRFSCEQVDVLMIHIGGYPGKYSASIKPEIYTNPPKLFITGHSHILKVIYDEKIKCLHINPGAAGKHGWHKVRTLVRFCITDENIHTLEVIELSGR, from the coding sequence ATGAAACAAATCGGATTAATTTCAGATACTCACGGCTATTTAGACGAAGCCGTTTTTAAGCACTTTGATAAATGTGATGAAATTTGGCATGCTGGAGATTTTGGGCCCAATGTAGCCGAACCTTTAGCTGCGTTTAAACCACTTCGAGGAGTTTTCGGTAATATAGATGATGCCGTAATAAGGTCTGAATTTCCTGAGAAAAATCGTTTTAGTTGCGAACAGGTGGATGTTTTAATGATTCACATTGGTGGCTACCCTGGCAAATATTCCGCATCTATTAAGCCTGAAATATACACTAACCCACCAAAATTATTTATTACTGGTCATTCTCACATTTTAAAGGTCATTTATGATGAGAAAATAAAATGTTTACATATAAACCCCGGTGCAGCAGGGAAACACGGTTGGCACAAAGTGAGAACTTTAGTCCGATTTTGCATAACTGATGAAAATATTCATACCTTAGAGGTTATAGAATTATCGGGTAGATAA
- a CDS encoding tRNA1(Val) (adenine(37)-N6)-methyltransferase — protein MSIFRFKQFEVDQIGCAMKINTDGVLVGAMAQHSSPKNILDIGTGTGVIALMLAQRFPNANVEAVEIDDQAAETARKNFDNSIFADRLTIENIAFEQYDSNKKFDLIVSNPPFFVNDLKSEEIRKGIARHATENFFEMLIKKSNDILNDSGKLWFILPIKQANEVIKFASTYKLELSERIHIHSDLNKPTFRQMICLSRQKENLLERDFYLYESFQNHAQEYKMLLKEFFLAF, from the coding sequence ATGAGCATATTTAGGTTTAAGCAATTTGAAGTCGACCAAATTGGTTGCGCCATGAAAATCAATACTGATGGCGTGTTAGTAGGGGCAATGGCTCAACATTCGTCCCCAAAAAATATTTTAGATATTGGAACAGGTACTGGAGTAATTGCATTGATGCTTGCCCAACGCTTTCCAAACGCAAATGTTGAAGCTGTAGAAATTGATGATCAAGCTGCGGAAACCGCTAGAAAGAATTTTGATAATTCCATTTTTGCGGATCGGTTAACCATCGAAAATATCGCTTTTGAGCAGTATGATAGCAACAAAAAATTCGACCTCATTGTTTCAAATCCGCCGTTTTTTGTAAATGATTTAAAGAGCGAGGAAATAAGAAAAGGCATTGCTCGACATGCCACTGAAAATTTTTTTGAAATGCTAATCAAGAAATCAAATGACATTTTGAATGATAGTGGTAAATTGTGGTTCATTCTTCCCATAAAACAGGCTAATGAAGTCATAAAATTTGCTTCCACATATAAATTAGAACTTTCAGAACGAATTCATATTCATTCTGATCTTAACAAGCCAACTTTTAGGCAAATGATATGTTTAAGTAGGCAAAAAGAAAACCTGCTCGAAAGAGATTTCTATTTGTATGAATCGTTTCAAAACCATGCACAAGAATATAAAATGCTACTTAAAGAATTTTTTCTGGCGTTCTAA
- the gloA2 gene encoding SMU1112c/YaeR family gloxylase I-like metalloprotein: protein MFNRIHHIAIICSDYEKSKDFYVNKLGFTILAEVYREQRKSFKLDLAVNGLYQIELFSFEHPPERPSCPEAQGLRHLAFEVDDIEVEISRLTTHGITTEPIRIDEFTEKRFTFFADPDGLPLELYER, encoded by the coding sequence ATGTTCAACCGCATCCATCATATTGCCATTATTTGTTCAGATTATGAGAAATCGAAAGATTTTTATGTTAATAAATTGGGTTTCACTATTCTGGCAGAGGTTTATCGCGAACAAAGAAAATCATTTAAATTAGATCTAGCGGTTAACGGATTATATCAAATAGAACTTTTTTCTTTTGAGCATCCTCCAGAACGACCATCTTGCCCAGAAGCACAAGGATTACGTCATTTAGCCTTTGAAGTTGATGATATTGAAGTGGAAATTTCCCGATTAACGACTCATGGAATAACTACTGAGCCAATTAGAATTGACGAATTCACTGAAAAGCGATTTACTTTTTTCGCTGATCCTGATGGTTTACCTTTAGAACTTTATGAGCGATAA
- the purL gene encoding phosphoribosylformylglycinamidine synthase: MLLFNHSFLPSLNLKNLFLHLQKKSMIHFFLSQSQAIFVVQTNNPLSLTDITKLEWLFGGAKISQETALEGFFVGPRAAMITPWSTNAVEITQNMDLQGIIRIEEFKLVAEDFSDYDPMLSQKYGQLNQEVYTTHVKPEPVLEITDIASYNKQEGLSLSDEEVTYLESLANKLQRPLTDSEVFGFSQVNSEHCRHKIFNGQFIIDGVAQPSSLFKLIRKTSEENPNDIVSAYKDNVAFIKGPTVQQFAPKRADVPDYYTTSDFESVISLKAETHNFPTTVEPFNGAATGSGGEIRDRLAGGQGSLPLAGTAVYMTALSRLEDNRPWEKGVEERKWLYQTPMDILIKASNGATDFGNKFGQPLITGSVLTFEHEHFDDLSATSRKLGYDKVIMLAGGVGYGKASQAQKKKPQEGDNIVILGGENYRIGMGGAAVSSADTGQHGSGIELNAIQRSNPEMQKRAANAVRGMVESEENFIVSIHDHGAGGHLNCLSELVEETGGLINLDKLPVGDPTLSAKEIIGNESQERMGLVISDQHIDTLQKIADRERSPMYTVGKVTNDHRFTFKSESTGIKPMDFDLEDMFGSSPKIVMDDKTIDREYEAIAYDKAELNTYLEQVLQLEAVACKDWLTNKVDRCVGGRVAKQQTAGPLQLPLNNCGVMALDFQGKEGIATSIGHAPLSALIDPAAGSRNAIAESLSNLVWAPLKDGLKSVSLSANWMWACKNEGEDARLYAAVKACSAFAIDLGINIPTGKDSLSMKQKYKEGDVIAPGTVIISAGGNCDDITKVVEPVLQKDGGSIYYINLSDDTYKLGGSSFAQILNKIGTETPDVKDAGKLKNAFNNIQKLIRDGKIQAGHDIGSGGLITTLLEMCFADCDLGASIDLSSLGEQDIIKLLFAENIALVFQADISIENILENAGVTFHKIGEVSTSATLEIKNATENFSFDIDHLRDVWFKTSYLLDRKQTGAGLAKERYDNYKNHVLNYSFPLQFDGKKPIIDSTKPRPKAAIIREKGSNSERELANAMYLAGFDVKDVHMTDLISGRETLEDIQFIGAVGGFSNSDVLGSAKGWAGAFLYNEKAKVALEKFFARPDTLSVGVCNGCQLFVELGLINKGHVEKPKMLHNKSGKHESIFTSLTLQENNSVMLSTLAGSTLGVWVSHGEGRFSLPYAEDKYKIVAKYAYETYPASPNGSDYNTAMMCDETGRHLVMMPHIERSLFQWHWANYPAGRKDEVSPWMEAFVNARKWIEKI; this comes from the coding sequence ATTCTCTTATTCAATCATTCATTCCTTCCCTCGTTAAATTTAAAAAACCTATTTTTGCATCTTCAAAAAAAAAGCATGATTCATTTCTTCCTTAGCCAATCGCAGGCGATTTTTGTTGTCCAAACGAACAATCCGCTGTCTCTAACAGATATTACTAAACTTGAATGGTTATTTGGCGGCGCCAAAATTTCACAGGAAACTGCATTAGAAGGTTTTTTTGTTGGTCCGAGGGCTGCGATGATTACACCGTGGAGCACAAATGCAGTAGAAATTACGCAAAACATGGACCTGCAAGGCATCATCAGAATTGAAGAATTTAAGCTCGTTGCTGAAGATTTTTCTGATTATGACCCCATGCTTTCTCAAAAATACGGTCAACTCAATCAAGAGGTTTATACCACTCATGTTAAGCCAGAACCAGTTCTTGAAATCACAGATATTGCCTCATACAATAAACAGGAAGGATTATCCCTTAGCGATGAGGAGGTTACTTATTTAGAATCACTTGCAAATAAATTACAAAGACCGTTAACTGATTCTGAAGTTTTTGGATTTTCTCAAGTAAATTCAGAACACTGTCGCCATAAAATTTTTAATGGTCAGTTTATAATTGATGGTGTAGCGCAACCAAGCTCACTTTTTAAACTAATTCGCAAAACATCCGAAGAAAACCCTAACGATATTGTTTCTGCTTATAAAGATAATGTAGCCTTTATTAAAGGGCCTACGGTTCAACAATTTGCACCAAAACGTGCTGATGTTCCTGATTATTATACCACAAGCGATTTCGAATCTGTAATTTCTTTAAAAGCAGAAACACATAATTTCCCAACCACAGTTGAGCCTTTTAACGGTGCAGCAACAGGTTCGGGTGGTGAAATTAGAGATCGTTTAGCTGGCGGACAAGGTTCTTTACCTTTGGCCGGAACGGCCGTTTACATGACTGCACTTTCTCGTTTGGAAGATAATCGTCCTTGGGAAAAAGGTGTTGAAGAAAGAAAATGGCTGTACCAAACGCCAATGGATATTTTAATCAAAGCATCTAACGGAGCTACAGATTTCGGTAATAAATTCGGTCAGCCGCTAATTACAGGTTCAGTTTTAACCTTTGAACACGAGCACTTCGACGATCTCAGTGCGACATCTCGCAAATTAGGTTACGATAAAGTGATTATGCTTGCTGGTGGAGTGGGTTATGGCAAAGCGAGTCAGGCACAAAAAAAGAAACCTCAAGAAGGTGATAACATTGTAATTCTTGGTGGTGAAAATTATAGAATTGGAATGGGCGGCGCCGCAGTTTCATCTGCAGATACTGGTCAGCATGGATCTGGGATTGAGTTAAATGCGATTCAAAGGTCAAACCCAGAAATGCAGAAACGTGCTGCAAATGCGGTACGTGGAATGGTAGAAAGTGAAGAAAACTTCATTGTTTCCATTCACGATCATGGTGCTGGTGGCCATTTAAACTGTTTATCAGAACTGGTGGAAGAAACCGGTGGATTGATTAATCTAGATAAACTTCCGGTTGGCGATCCTACCCTATCAGCGAAAGAAATAATTGGAAACGAATCCCAAGAAAGAATGGGATTGGTTATCAGTGATCAACATATTGATACTTTACAAAAAATTGCGGATCGTGAACGCTCGCCAATGTATACGGTTGGAAAAGTAACAAACGATCATCGTTTTACATTTAAATCCGAATCTACTGGTATTAAACCTATGGATTTTGATTTAGAGGATATGTTCGGCAGTTCTCCAAAAATTGTGATGGACGATAAAACCATCGATAGAGAATATGAAGCCATTGCTTATGATAAAGCAGAACTGAATACTTATTTAGAACAGGTTTTACAATTAGAAGCCGTTGCCTGTAAAGATTGGTTAACCAATAAAGTAGACCGTTGTGTGGGTGGTAGAGTTGCAAAACAACAAACCGCCGGACCATTACAATTGCCACTAAATAATTGTGGGGTAATGGCTTTGGACTTTCAAGGGAAGGAAGGAATTGCGACTTCAATTGGTCATGCTCCACTTTCTGCTTTAATTGATCCTGCCGCAGGAAGCCGAAATGCAATTGCAGAATCTTTATCAAATCTAGTTTGGGCGCCTTTAAAAGATGGTTTAAAAAGTGTATCACTTTCGGCCAATTGGATGTGGGCATGTAAAAACGAAGGTGAAGATGCAAGATTATATGCAGCGGTAAAAGCTTGTTCAGCATTTGCTATTGATTTAGGAATCAACATCCCAACGGGGAAAGATTCGCTATCAATGAAACAGAAATATAAAGAAGGCGACGTGATTGCACCAGGAACGGTTATTATTTCAGCTGGTGGTAATTGCGATGATATTACGAAAGTGGTTGAGCCTGTTCTTCAAAAAGATGGCGGTTCGATTTACTACATCAATCTATCCGATGATACTTATAAATTAGGTGGTTCATCTTTCGCTCAAATTCTAAATAAAATTGGTACGGAAACGCCGGATGTTAAAGACGCTGGTAAACTTAAAAATGCATTTAATAACATTCAAAAGTTAATTAGGGATGGAAAAATCCAAGCCGGGCATGATATCGGAAGCGGCGGGTTAATTACCACTTTATTAGAAATGTGTTTTGCAGATTGCGATTTAGGCGCATCAATTGATCTATCTTCATTAGGTGAACAAGATATTATTAAATTACTTTTTGCAGAAAATATTGCTTTGGTTTTCCAGGCTGATATTTCGATTGAAAATATATTAGAAAATGCTGGTGTTACTTTCCATAAAATCGGTGAAGTGAGTACATCAGCTACGCTGGAAATCAAGAACGCAACAGAAAATTTCAGTTTTGATATTGATCATTTACGTGATGTTTGGTTCAAAACTTCTTATTTATTAGATCGTAAACAAACAGGCGCAGGTTTAGCAAAAGAACGTTACGATAATTACAAAAATCATGTTTTAAATTATAGTTTCCCATTACAATTTGATGGAAAAAAACCAATAATTGATTCAACTAAGCCTCGCCCAAAGGCAGCTATTATACGTGAAAAAGGAAGTAATTCGGAGCGTGAATTGGCAAATGCCATGTATTTAGCCGGTTTTGATGTGAAAGATGTACACATGACCGATTTAATTTCGGGAAGAGAAACCTTAGAAGATATTCAATTCATAGGTGCGGTTGGTGGTTTTTCTAACTCAGATGTTTTAGGATCTGCAAAAGGCTGGGCTGGTGCATTTTTGTACAACGAAAAAGCAAAAGTTGCTTTAGAAAAATTCTTTGCCCGTCCAGATACTTTATCAGTTGGCGTTTGCAATGGTTGTCAATTATTTGTGGAGCTTGGTCTAATTAACAAAGGTCATGTAGAGAAACCAAAAATGTTGCACAATAAAAGTGGCAAACATGAAAGTATTTTCACCTCGTTAACCCTGCAGGAAAACAATTCAGTAATGCTTTCTACTTTGGCTGGCAGCACTTTAGGCGTTTGGGTATCGCATGGCGAAGGTAGATTCTCTTTGCCTTATGCTGAGGATAAATATAAAATCGTAGCTAAATATGCTTACGAAACCTACCCTGCTAGTCCGAATGGTTCTGATTACAACACCGCAATGATGTGCGATGAAACTGGTCGCCATTTAGTGATGATGCCGCACATTGAGCGTTCATTATTCCAATGGCATTGGGCAAATTATCCAGCAGGAAGAAAGGATGAAGTTTCGCCATGGATGGAAGCATTTGTTAATGCGAGAAAATGGATTGAAAAGATATAG
- a CDS encoding TlpA family protein disulfide reductase translates to MKSKLIMFAAVLMIFSDVAYSQVSGIIPSMADSVWTLENNSGFKVKIKGDKEGHFLIDLTKIKEGTYLFGDLEEIYLKPDYKFTIKFNEGKFHFEGKGSLENNLIQESKISLEKVFGNSGYGVSFGTLLTEPGIFIPQLNKYSENTKQLAKQSKNILFQQFLIEDAEFVKRYILYCYTRFYGLDSSKMAPLKKVLGIPIADRKADYKNMLAEAYQSQFSKKLLVDEKTDLNKIMYTAWDLNNEDLFKNSKYYRDMITYRMDYLVNLPENKTLKDSIKNEYLIKLRLVNNLIKNPYVNEYHNYIYSNGGINRTKDSVQVTDIYKSFIVKAKNPAYINDVEKSYQNFKGRATKSVAPDFNYPNEDGKMVSLKSLKGKYVYIDIWATWCVPCIAEIPALKKLEEQYRGKNIQFVSISVDNISDKMKWVNYVKENNLQGLQLMADNSINSAFMKTFAVSTIPRFLLIGPDGAIIDNDAKRPTDVELVKKLATFKL, encoded by the coding sequence ATGAAAAGTAAATTGATCATGTTTGCTGCTGTACTGATGATATTTAGTGATGTAGCTTACTCACAAGTAAGTGGAATCATTCCTTCAATGGCAGATTCAGTTTGGACGTTAGAAAACAATTCAGGATTCAAGGTCAAGATTAAAGGAGACAAAGAAGGCCATTTCTTAATTGATTTAACGAAAATAAAGGAAGGCACTTATTTATTTGGAGACCTCGAAGAGATTTACCTTAAGCCAGATTATAAATTCACGATCAAATTTAATGAAGGAAAATTTCATTTTGAAGGAAAAGGATCGTTGGAAAATAATCTTATCCAGGAAAGCAAAATTTCTTTAGAGAAAGTTTTTGGAAATTCTGGCTATGGCGTAAGTTTTGGAACGCTACTTACGGAACCTGGCATATTTATTCCTCAATTAAATAAGTATTCAGAAAACACAAAGCAGTTAGCAAAACAATCTAAAAATATATTATTCCAGCAATTTTTAATTGAAGATGCTGAGTTTGTTAAGCGTTATATTTTGTATTGCTATACTAGGTTTTACGGCCTAGATTCGTCAAAAATGGCTCCCTTAAAAAAAGTATTAGGAATACCGATTGCCGATCGTAAAGCTGATTATAAAAATATGCTTGCTGAAGCTTATCAATCACAATTTTCGAAAAAACTTTTGGTAGATGAAAAAACTGATTTAAACAAAATAATGTACACCGCTTGGGATTTGAATAATGAAGATTTGTTTAAAAACTCTAAATATTATCGTGATATGATAACTTATCGCATGGATTATTTAGTCAATTTACCAGAAAATAAAACACTCAAAGATTCAATAAAAAACGAATATTTGATAAAGTTGCGATTGGTTAACAACTTGATCAAAAACCCATATGTTAATGAATATCACAATTATATTTATTCGAACGGCGGAATCAACCGTACAAAAGATTCTGTTCAGGTAACGGATATATATAAATCATTTATAGTTAAGGCAAAAAATCCGGCCTATATAAATGATGTTGAAAAATCATATCAGAATTTTAAGGGAAGAGCAACCAAATCAGTGGCTCCTGATTTCAATTATCCCAATGAGGACGGTAAAATGGTGAGCCTTAAAAGTTTAAAAGGAAAGTATGTTTATATAGATATTTGGGCGACTTGGTGTGTGCCCTGCATTGCCGAAATACCGGCGCTTAAAAAACTTGAAGAACAATATAGAGGTAAAAATATTCAATTTGTTAGCATTTCAGTTGATAACATTAGCGATAAAATGAAGTGGGTAAATTATGTTAAGGAAAACAATTTGCAAGGCCTTCAATTAATGGCCGATAATAGCATTAACTCTGCTTTTATGAAAACATTTGCAGTCAGCACCATTCCAAGATTTCTGTTGATTGGGCCAGACGGCGCAATAATAGATAATGACGCAAAAAGGCCAACGGATGTTGAGTTAGTCAAAAAACTTGCAACATTTAAATTATAA